A stretch of Bombina bombina isolate aBomBom1 chromosome 2, aBomBom1.pri, whole genome shotgun sequence DNA encodes these proteins:
- the ALKBH2 gene encoding DNA oxidative demethylase ALKBH2: MDKFVIKKNGNKNRKRLQEECKETLDIDIQEKTSLTKKSKSEELSPCLQAYNYIWKKIQAESLNCDYTLLFSKAEADGIFKQLEKEIIYFSGDLSRVQVYGKWHNVPRKQVSYGDDGLTYTFSGITLSPKPWIPILNSIRERVKLATGHTFNFVLINRYKDGSDHIGEHRDDEKELVPQSPIASVSFGACRDFVFRHRDARCKNPMLQLEPVKLELAHGSLLMMNFPTNVYWYHSLPVRKKVLAPRINLTFRKIILQDAR; encoded by the exons ATGgataaatttgtaataaaaaaaaatggaaataaaaacagaaagaggCTTCAGGAAGAATGTAAGGAAACGTTGGACATTGATATACAAGAAAAGACCTCATTGACAAAGAAGAGTAAGAGCGAGGAATTAAGTCCTTGTTTGCAGGCATATAATTACATTTGGAAGAAGATCCAGGCAGAGAGTCTGAACTGTGATTACACACTTTTGTTTAGCAAGGCTGAAGCAGATGGAATCTTTAAACAATTGGAGAAAGAGATCATATATTTTTCAG GGGATCTGAGTAGAGTGCAAGTTTATGGAAAGTGGCATAATGTTCCCAGAAAGCAAGTGTCTTACGGAGATGACGGTCTGACATATACATTTTCTGGAATAACCTTATCTCCCAAACCTTGGATTCCTATTTTGAACAGTATAAGGGAAAGGGTGAAGCTGGCTACAGGACATACCTTTAATTTTGTTCTTATTAATAG GTATAAGGATGGAAGTGATCATATAGGAGAGCACCGAGATGATGAGAAGGAGTTAGTTCCCCAGAGTCCTATTGCGTCAGTATCTTTTGGAGCATGTAGGGattttgtctttcgtcacagggaTGCCCGCTGCAAGAATCCTATGCTTCAGTTAGAACCTGTGAAACTGGAATTGGCCCACGGAAGCTTGCTAATGATGAACTTCCCAACCAATGTTTACTGGTATCACAGCCTTCCAGTGAGGAAGAAAGTACTGGCCCCAAGGATCAACTTAACATTTCGTAAAATTATCCTGCAAGACGCTAGATGA